From Rhodothermales bacterium, a single genomic window includes:
- a CDS encoding metallophosphoesterase, giving the protein MRIAHLSDLHFGRIAYPEIVDALLAEIERSDVDLVAISGDLTQRALPTQYREAARMLASLRVPSIVVPGNHDVLAWWRPVSRIVRPLSRYHRYISNDLTTSFENETVAVLGINSAHGGTIKGGRISRRSREAIRSFFIGRPATTFKTLVVHHQLTSIDALLPHDVARGGAAALDVARQVGVDLILCGHLHVSHVESLKRTPENGRLVIASAGTVTSDRGRRTNRNKNYYNLIDILSDHFIVTERCYDVTRHVFVDIKSTRFDRETIADSAS; this is encoded by the coding sequence ATGCGCATCGCCCACCTCTCAGATCTCCACTTCGGCCGTATCGCGTATCCCGAGATCGTCGATGCGCTCCTCGCTGAAATCGAGCGAAGCGATGTCGACCTCGTCGCGATCTCGGGGGATCTGACCCAGCGCGCGTTGCCGACCCAGTACCGGGAAGCCGCGCGGATGCTGGCCAGCCTGCGCGTACCGTCGATCGTCGTGCCCGGCAATCATGACGTGCTGGCCTGGTGGCGGCCCGTATCCCGCATCGTGCGGCCGCTTTCCCGGTATCACCGCTACATATCGAACGATCTCACCACGTCGTTTGAAAATGAGACCGTGGCGGTGCTCGGCATCAATTCGGCGCATGGCGGCACGATCAAGGGAGGGCGCATCTCGCGCCGTTCCCGCGAGGCGATCCGGTCGTTCTTCATCGGCCGGCCGGCGACCACCTTCAAGACCCTCGTGGTGCATCACCAGCTCACCTCCATCGACGCCCTGCTGCCGCACGACGTGGCGCGCGGGGGCGCCGCGGCGCTGGACGTGGCGCGGCAGGTGGGCGTGGATCTCATCCTGTGCGGCCATCTCCACGTGTCTCATGTCGAATCTCTAAAACGAACGCCGGAGAACGGACGTCTCGTGATCGCCAGCGCCGGAACGGTGACAAGCGACCGCGGCCGTCGTACGAATCGTAATAAAAACTATTACAATTTGATCGATATCCTGTCCGACCATTTTATCGTCACCGAGCGCTGTTACGACGTCACACGCCACGTTTTTGTCGATATCAAGAGCACACGTTTCGATCGCGAGACGATAGCCGATAGCGCATCGTAA
- a CDS encoding T9SS type A sorting domain-containing protein, producing the protein MRRFIPKVITFLLGVGLIAAHTAAAQTISVSLPKLYTTDRTVSLPVSIGNVTGQDIKAFLFTINYDPAVLEITSVDAAGLLAEGFSIVENNTVPGQITLAAAHTNALAGEGQLLSINARFKSKGTSDLDFSSFTFNEGQPKAGTADGIISNVVQVSNEDPEGLPTAFALKGNYPNPFNPSTTIQFDLPEASNVRIDVVDMLGRQVLEVPEQALAAGANQRVLIDASHLASGVYLYRVVARGVNKTLVQTATMTLIK; encoded by the coding sequence ATGCGACGCTTCATACCCAAGGTCATCACCTTTCTCCTGGGGGTAGGTCTGATCGCCGCGCACACTGCGGCGGCTCAGACGATTTCGGTGAGCCTGCCCAAGCTGTACACGACGGATCGTACGGTCTCCCTGCCGGTATCGATCGGTAACGTGACCGGGCAGGACATCAAGGCGTTTCTCTTCACGATCAACTACGATCCCGCCGTACTCGAAATTACGAGCGTGGATGCGGCCGGCCTGCTGGCCGAAGGGTTTTCCATCGTAGAAAACAACACGGTGCCCGGCCAGATTACCCTCGCCGCCGCGCACACGAATGCGCTGGCCGGCGAAGGGCAGCTGCTCTCGATCAATGCCCGGTTCAAGTCCAAGGGCACGTCGGACCTCGATTTCAGTTCGTTCACCTTTAATGAAGGGCAGCCGAAAGCCGGCACCGCCGACGGGATTATCTCGAACGTGGTCCAGGTCTCCAACGAAGACCCGGAAGGGCTGCCCACTGCGTTCGCCCTGAAAGGCAACTACCCGAATCCCTTCAATCCCAGCACCACGATCCAGTTCGATCTCCCTGAAGCCTCCAATGTCCGCATCGACGTCGTGGATATGCTCGGGCGTCAGGTGCTCGAGGTGCCCGAACAGGCCCTGGCCGCCGGCGCCAATCAGCGCGTGCTGATCGACGCCTCGCATCTCGCGTCGGGCGTCTATCTCTACCGCGTCGTCGCGCGCGGCGTGAACAAGACGCTGGTGCAGACGGCAACGATGACGCTCATCAAATAG
- a CDS encoding cohesin domain-containing protein produces MWRLSPSTFLLVIAAFLAAPAAAQVSVSLPAVTGQLGTSQDIDLTVGSVTGQNVTSYQFSITYDPTVLEINAVSVTGTLSSGTSATVNTATSGQITVAWAAASAITGQGALIKLSADLIGVGTSALTIADFIFNEGAPAATPSNGSVTVTEADPPPSIAVSLPASASAQVGGGTVSLPVTVGSVSGANVTSYAMTVAYNPAVINITGATVNGTLSSAATPSVTTGSGTITLTWSNGAALSGAGTLVNLTATPVAAGTSALTLSSMQFNSGSPAATTTNGSITVTGQTVSPVAIALPASFSGGVGTSVQIPITVDNVTGKSINSYQLTVHFDPAIVNIGTATVSGTLSSSAAPIVTSPSAGVLSIVWASGTALSGSGVLINLEANLRTAGTSALTFASAVFNEGTPAAQTTNGQVVVTTVAPIAVSLSQRSGKVGETVSIPVSVGDLTGRAVSSFEFTLSFDPAKVSVGVSQTGTLTAGTSAIVNTATSGKVTVAWAAVSNLAGAGALVNLQVSLLGEGTSALTFDSFSFNEGSPAATLTNGSVTITSDTPIINVALPQNGTGNVGETLTVPVTVGNTSDAGVTSYAFTLTFNSSLMSVAGVDVAGTLSAGSTPTVNTSTAGQLTVSWQGTALTGSGTLANIRFSLLSDGTSPLTFSSFTFNTGTPQASLQNGNVTIAGNGSIGVSLPSGLMGSVGEKLNLPVNIGVLTGRNVSSFSFTVTYDAADLTIAAVSTEGTMLAGQQVSVTSATGQITVSYTGAQPLTGSGTLLNLVADLTAPGTSDLSFTAFTLNSGTPAAAPIDGSITVHGVSASLQLIHNSPDAPIVDVYINNVKVADGLSYAKATPFFEYTTAVLKIDVVNDKAANNNSPIATTNVTLINDQAYVAVLNGLFAGSGKQSLGIVVEETVLEASGEDTIDLMAFQGSPDAPLMSINLVDDSGAHRTVAAFGTDVAFGEGRLARGISPGLYHMELVDSNGTTINTYRADLSRTAGAALLFMIQGFVDPVLTQPDITITAYAPDGRALFLPLSTASENEAVMPEGFSLRGNFPNPFNPTTSIQFELPEPALVEIDVYDMLGRHVLNVPSQTFTAGESNTASLDASELASGTYVYRVTARGAQQTYTSSDTMTLLK; encoded by the coding sequence ATGTGGAGATTATCACCCTCGACCTTTCTACTCGTCATCGCGGCCTTCCTGGCCGCGCCGGCCGCCGCGCAGGTCAGTGTCAGTCTGCCGGCGGTGACCGGGCAACTTGGGACGTCCCAGGATATCGACCTGACCGTGGGCAGCGTCACCGGCCAGAACGTGACGTCGTATCAATTCAGCATCACCTACGATCCAACCGTCCTTGAGATCAATGCCGTATCGGTGACAGGCACGCTTTCCAGCGGGACCTCCGCCACGGTCAATACGGCCACCTCCGGGCAGATCACGGTCGCCTGGGCGGCCGCCAGCGCCATTACGGGGCAGGGCGCGCTGATCAAGCTGAGCGCCGACTTGATCGGCGTCGGCACATCCGCGCTCACCATCGCCGATTTCATCTTCAACGAAGGCGCGCCGGCGGCGACACCGTCGAACGGCAGCGTGACGGTTACGGAAGCCGATCCGCCGCCTTCGATCGCCGTGTCCTTGCCGGCGTCGGCCTCGGCCCAGGTCGGTGGCGGGACGGTCTCGCTGCCGGTCACCGTCGGGTCTGTTTCGGGCGCGAACGTCACCTCCTACGCCATGACGGTAGCATATAACCCGGCGGTTATCAATATTACGGGCGCCACGGTGAACGGCACCCTCTCCTCGGCGGCCACACCCTCGGTTACCACGGGATCGGGTACGATCACCCTGACCTGGAGCAACGGCGCGGCGCTGTCCGGAGCGGGCACGCTCGTGAACCTGACGGCGACGCCGGTAGCGGCCGGCACCTCGGCGTTGACGTTGTCGTCGATGCAATTCAACAGCGGATCGCCGGCGGCCACGACGACCAACGGCTCGATCACCGTGACGGGCCAGACGGTTTCTCCGGTGGCCATCGCCCTGCCTGCTTCGTTTTCCGGCGGGGTAGGGACCTCGGTGCAGATTCCGATTACGGTAGATAACGTCACCGGTAAGAGCATCAACTCCTATCAGCTGACGGTCCATTTCGACCCGGCCATCGTGAACATCGGCACGGCGACCGTATCCGGCACGCTGTCTTCGAGCGCGGCGCCCATCGTGACGTCGCCGAGCGCCGGGGTGTTGAGCATCGTGTGGGCCAGCGGGACCGCGCTGAGCGGCTCGGGCGTCCTGATCAATCTCGAGGCGAATCTGCGCACCGCCGGCACGTCGGCGCTGACGTTTGCCTCCGCCGTGTTTAACGAAGGCACGCCGGCGGCGCAGACGACGAACGGGCAGGTCGTCGTGACGACCGTCGCCCCGATCGCCGTATCGCTCTCGCAGCGCAGCGGCAAGGTGGGGGAGACGGTGTCGATCCCCGTATCCGTGGGCGACCTGACCGGCCGCGCGGTGTCGTCGTTTGAGTTTACCCTGAGCTTCGACCCCGCGAAAGTCAGCGTGGGCGTGAGCCAGACCGGGACGCTGACCGCCGGCACGTCGGCCATCGTCAATACGGCCACGTCGGGCAAGGTAACGGTCGCCTGGGCGGCGGTGAGCAACCTCGCCGGCGCCGGCGCCCTGGTCAATCTGCAGGTCAGCCTGCTCGGGGAAGGGACGAGCGCCCTCACCTTTGACAGCTTCTCGTTCAACGAAGGGTCGCCCGCCGCGACGCTGACGAACGGCAGCGTGACGATCACGAGCGATACGCCGATCATCAACGTCGCCCTGCCGCAGAACGGGACCGGTAATGTCGGCGAGACGCTGACGGTGCCGGTGACGGTGGGCAATACCTCCGACGCCGGCGTGACATCCTACGCCTTCACCCTGACCTTCAATAGTTCGCTGATGAGCGTCGCCGGGGTCGATGTCGCCGGCACGCTGTCCGCCGGCAGCACGCCGACGGTCAACACCTCGACGGCCGGCCAGCTCACCGTCAGCTGGCAGGGCACGGCGCTGACCGGCTCGGGCACGCTCGCGAATATCCGTTTCAGCCTGCTGAGCGACGGCACCTCGCCGCTGACGTTTTCCAGCTTTACCTTCAACACCGGGACGCCGCAGGCGAGCCTGCAGAACGGCAACGTGACCATCGCCGGCAATGGCTCGATCGGCGTGTCGCTGCCCTCCGGTTTGATGGGCTCCGTGGGGGAAAAACTCAATCTGCCGGTGAATATCGGCGTGCTGACCGGGCGCAACGTGAGCTCGTTCAGCTTCACCGTGACCTACGACGCCGCCGACCTGACCATTGCGGCCGTGTCGACCGAGGGCACCATGCTCGCCGGTCAGCAGGTCAGCGTCACCTCGGCCACGGGGCAGATCACCGTCTCCTACACCGGCGCGCAGCCGCTGACCGGTTCCGGGACCCTCCTCAACCTGGTCGCCGATCTGACGGCGCCGGGCACGAGCGACCTGTCGTTCACCGCGTTCACGCTCAACAGCGGGACGCCGGCGGCCGCACCCATCGACGGTAGCATCACGGTGCACGGCGTCTCGGCATCCCTCCAGCTCATCCACAACTCGCCGGATGCGCCCATCGTGGATGTCTACATCAACAATGTGAAGGTGGCGGACGGACTTTCGTATGCGAAGGCCACCCCCTTCTTCGAATACACCACGGCGGTGCTCAAGATCGATGTGGTGAACGACAAGGCGGCGAACAACAACTCGCCGATCGCGACGACCAACGTGACGCTCATCAACGACCAGGCGTATGTGGCGGTCCTCAACGGGTTGTTTGCCGGCTCGGGAAAGCAGTCGCTTGGGATCGTGGTCGAGGAAACGGTCCTCGAAGCCAGCGGGGAAGACACGATCGATCTGATGGCATTCCAGGGGTCGCCGGACGCGCCGCTCATGTCCATCAATCTGGTGGATGACAGCGGGGCGCACCGCACGGTCGCCGCCTTCGGGACGGATGTCGCCTTCGGCGAAGGCCGGCTCGCGCGGGGCATCAGCCCCGGCCTCTACCACATGGAGCTGGTCGATTCCAACGGCACCACGATCAACACGTACCGGGCCGACCTCAGCCGCACCGCCGGCGCCGCGCTGCTCTTCATGATCCAGGGCTTCGTCGATCCGGTGCTGACCCAGCCCGACATCACCATCACGGCGTACGCACCCGACGGCCGCGCGCTGTTCTTGCCGCTGTCGACGGCGTCCGAAAACGAGGCCGTGATGCCGGAGGGGTTCTCGCTGAGAGGCAATTTTCCGAATCCCTTTAATCCGACCACCTCGATCCAGTTCGAGCTGCCCGAGCCCGCCCTGGTCGAGATCGATGTGTACGACATGCTGGGCCGGCATGTCCTGAACGTGCCCTCGCAGACCTTCACGGCCGGCGAATCCAACACGGCCTCCCTCGATGCGTCCGAACTTGCTTCCGGGACCTACGTTTACCGCGTGACGGCGCGTGGCGCCCAGCAAACGTATACCTCAAGCGACACCATGACGCTGCTCAAGTAG
- a CDS encoding UbiA family prenyltransferase — protein sequence MTHPADTAARPHALTSLLLYGNLQIPLVAAGLLGATPLWFDAPLQGPLMLAGAGGAFLLYQIDRAWHTSAEDAHNQPDRLQWVHRHRRYTLFSTLASLLAIGVAWPYLSPRTLGAGAVLGVAGVLYLFPLLPGKTRLKGNWLIKPLAIAGGWALGATLLPTLEAGRLPDGQVALLFVYRLLFLLPNVLLADWPDRDGDRREGLRSVAQFLGETSMRRVAQLTCGAALAVGGVLAWRSGWPPPAWIDLAGPVIMALLVSRPMPASRWFYTLALDLAAAWPLVGVAIAGWGR from the coding sequence GTGACACATCCAGCGGACACCGCGGCGCGGCCTCACGCGCTCACCTCGCTCCTCCTGTACGGGAATCTCCAGATTCCGCTCGTGGCTGCCGGCCTGCTCGGCGCAACCCCGCTCTGGTTCGATGCGCCTCTGCAAGGCCCCCTCATGCTCGCCGGCGCCGGCGGCGCGTTTCTCCTGTACCAGATCGATCGCGCGTGGCATACCTCGGCCGAAGACGCCCACAACCAGCCGGATCGGCTCCAGTGGGTTCACAGGCATCGCCGCTACACCCTGTTTTCCACGCTCGCCTCGCTCCTCGCCATCGGTGTGGCGTGGCCCTATCTTTCGCCGAGGACGCTGGGCGCCGGGGCGGTCCTCGGGGTGGCCGGCGTGCTGTATCTCTTTCCACTGCTTCCGGGGAAGACGAGGCTCAAGGGCAACTGGCTGATCAAGCCGCTCGCGATCGCCGGCGGATGGGCGCTCGGGGCGACGTTGCTGCCGACGCTGGAAGCAGGCCGACTCCCCGACGGGCAGGTCGCGCTGCTGTTCGTGTATCGGCTGCTTTTTTTGCTGCCGAACGTGCTGCTCGCGGACTGGCCGGATCGCGACGGGGACCGGCGTGAGGGGCTTCGCTCCGTGGCGCAGTTCCTGGGGGAGACCTCGATGCGCCGCGTCGCGCAGCTCACGTGCGGGGCGGCCCTGGCCGTCGGTGGCGTGCTGGCATGGCGCTCGGGCTGGCCGCCGCCGGCCTGGATCGACCTCGCCGGCCCGGTGATCATGGCGCTCCTGGTCAGCAGACCCATGCCGGCGTCCCGATGGTTCTATACCCTGGCGCTGGATCTCGCCGCCGCCTGGCCGCTCGTCGGCGTGGCGATCGCCGGCTGGGGCCGGTAG
- a CDS encoding asparagine--tRNA ligase, whose amino-acid sequence MRTYTTIDHLGRHDGQHVTIKGWLYNKRESKGLQFLVMRDGSGLVQCVVNQEEVDAASWTAAGESAQETALQIEGLVRKDERQVGGWEIQATRVALIGTSTDYPITPKEHGVDFLMNNRHLWLRSRRPWAIMRIRNRIIMAIHQFFQSRGFLQMDAPILTGNAVEGTSTLFEIDYFGEPAYLTQSGQLYGEAMAMAFGKIYTFGPTFRAEKSKTRRHLTEFWMIEPEMAFYDLAMNMDLAEDFLVSIVQAVLADCREELDALGRDIAALERIQKPFPRISYTDAVTLLKSDKTMAMVDAEIAALEAEGPKLKEELEANKKRYGQAKKHEKRQMDAREIEINQRLADIEESLRNLPRWKESAMQFEWGNDLGGSDETLLTRHFDRPIIVHRYPAAVKAFYMKRDPEDDRLALGMDVLAPEGYGEIIGGGERATDLAFLQQQVRDHQLPEEVFGWYFDLRRYGSVPHSGFGLGLERTVTWITGLTHLREAIPFPRMLGRLTP is encoded by the coding sequence ATGCGTACCTACACGACTATCGATCATCTGGGCCGCCACGACGGCCAGCACGTCACGATCAAGGGCTGGCTGTACAACAAGCGGGAGTCCAAGGGGCTGCAGTTTCTTGTCATGCGCGACGGTTCCGGACTCGTGCAGTGCGTGGTGAATCAGGAAGAGGTCGATGCCGCGTCGTGGACGGCCGCGGGCGAGTCGGCCCAGGAGACCGCGCTGCAGATCGAGGGGCTCGTGCGGAAAGACGAACGCCAGGTGGGGGGATGGGAGATCCAGGCGACCCGCGTGGCGCTGATCGGGACGTCGACCGACTACCCGATCACGCCCAAGGAGCATGGCGTCGACTTCCTGATGAACAACCGGCACCTGTGGCTGCGCAGCCGCCGGCCCTGGGCCATCATGCGGATTCGCAACCGCATCATCATGGCGATCCACCAGTTCTTCCAGTCGCGCGGCTTCCTGCAGATGGACGCGCCGATCCTGACCGGCAATGCCGTGGAAGGGACGTCGACGTTGTTCGAGATCGACTACTTCGGCGAGCCGGCGTACCTGACCCAGAGCGGCCAGCTCTACGGCGAGGCGATGGCGATGGCGTTCGGGAAGATCTACACCTTCGGGCCGACATTCCGGGCGGAAAAATCGAAGACCCGCCGGCATCTCACCGAGTTCTGGATGATCGAACCCGAGATGGCGTTTTACGACCTGGCGATGAACATGGACCTGGCGGAGGACTTCCTCGTTTCGATCGTACAGGCCGTCCTCGCCGATTGCCGCGAGGAGCTGGACGCGCTGGGCCGCGACATCGCGGCGCTGGAGCGCATCCAGAAACCCTTCCCCCGCATCTCGTATACCGATGCCGTGACGCTGCTCAAGAGCGACAAGACGATGGCGATGGTCGACGCCGAAATCGCCGCGCTCGAGGCCGAGGGGCCGAAGCTGAAGGAGGAACTCGAGGCCAACAAGAAACGCTACGGACAGGCCAAAAAGCACGAGAAACGCCAGATGGACGCCCGGGAGATCGAGATCAACCAGCGGCTGGCGGACATCGAGGAGAGCCTCCGCAACCTGCCCAGGTGGAAAGAATCCGCCATGCAGTTCGAGTGGGGAAACGACCTGGGCGGAAGCGACGAAACGCTGCTGACGCGGCACTTCGACCGACCGATCATCGTGCACCGGTATCCGGCCGCCGTCAAGGCCTTCTACATGAAGCGCGACCCGGAAGACGACCGCCTCGCGCTCGGGATGGATGTGCTGGCGCCCGAGGGCTACGGCGAGATCATCGGCGGAGGCGAACGCGCGACGGATCTGGCGTTCCTGCAGCAGCAGGTGCGCGACCATCAGCTCCCGGAAGAGGTCTTTGGCTGGTACTTCGACCTTCGGCGGTACGGCTCGGTCCCGCACAGCGGCTTCGGGCTGGGGCTGGAGCGCACAGTGACCTGGATTACGGGGCTGACGCACCTGCGCGAGGCCATCCCGTTCCCCCGTATGCTGGGCCGGCTTACCCCCTGA
- a CDS encoding SIMPL domain-containing protein (The SIMPL domain is named for its presence in mouse protein SIMPL (signalling molecule that associates with mouse pelle-like kinase). Bacterial member BP26, from Brucella, was shown to assemble into a channel-like structure, while YggE from E. coli has been associated with resistance to oxidative stress.): MKRYTSIFALLLMLGGLIAPATSSAQTMEKIIQRTVTVGGQGKATAVPDKATVSFGIVTRSMDPEDARARNAKTASEAMNAIRKMGVEERKLKLQTLRLQPVQEYNPETRRHEEKGYEAYRDLVVEVEDLDKLPGLIAEIVQKGANRLNNINYGLKDDAAFRNEALVEAVQEARAKAELMASTAGAKLGAVLVIQEEGYSVPAPMVMMDMAESRVLKAGMAAPEPDAYAAGEMEVSTSVRITFALQD; encoded by the coding sequence ATGAAACGATATACATCGATATTCGCACTTTTATTGATGCTCGGCGGCCTCATCGCGCCGGCAACCAGCTCGGCTCAAACGATGGAAAAGATCATTCAGCGGACCGTCACGGTCGGCGGACAGGGCAAGGCGACGGCGGTGCCCGACAAGGCGACGGTCTCCTTCGGCATCGTGACTCGCTCCATGGATCCCGAGGATGCGCGCGCCCGCAATGCCAAAACCGCGAGCGAGGCGATGAACGCCATCCGCAAGATGGGGGTCGAGGAACGCAAGCTCAAGCTTCAGACCCTCCGGCTGCAGCCCGTGCAGGAGTATAACCCCGAAACGCGCCGGCATGAGGAAAAGGGCTACGAAGCCTATCGGGACCTCGTCGTCGAGGTGGAAGACCTCGACAAGCTGCCCGGCCTGATCGCCGAGATCGTCCAGAAGGGCGCAAACCGGCTGAATAACATCAATTACGGATTGAAGGATGACGCCGCGTTCCGGAACGAGGCGCTGGTCGAAGCCGTCCAGGAAGCCCGCGCCAAGGCCGAGCTGATGGCCAGCACCGCCGGCGCCAAACTCGGTGCCGTGCTCGTGATCCAGGAAGAAGGCTATTCGGTGCCGGCGCCGATGGTGATGATGGACATGGCCGAGTCGCGCGTGCTCAAAGCCGGCATGGCCGCCCCGGAGCCCGACGCCTACGCCGCCGGCGAGATGGAGGTGTCTACCTCCGTCCGCATCACCTTCGCTCTTCAGGATTGA
- a CDS encoding nitroreductase family protein: MASSTPFPHIPLAFNPIPEAEMGERADAFYAEMNRRRSVRFFSDRPVPRHLIERAIQTAGTAPSGAHRQPWTFVAVSDPAMKHAIRVAAEKEERESYDSRMSAEWLEALAPIGTDWRKPFLETVPWIVVCFAQTYGLGPEGEKKKHFYVQESCGIACGMFITAVHHMGLATLTHTPSPMRFLNEILGRPANEKPYILFPVGYPAEDASVPDLKRKELGEIAVWR; the protein is encoded by the coding sequence ATGGCATCCTCCACGCCCTTTCCCCACATCCCGCTCGCGTTCAACCCCATTCCCGAAGCCGAGATGGGTGAGCGCGCCGATGCATTTTACGCCGAGATGAACCGCCGGCGGTCAGTCCGCTTCTTCAGCGACCGGCCGGTGCCGCGCCACCTCATCGAGCGCGCCATCCAGACGGCCGGCACGGCGCCCAGCGGCGCGCACCGGCAGCCGTGGACCTTCGTCGCCGTGAGCGACCCGGCCATGAAGCACGCGATTCGTGTCGCCGCCGAGAAAGAGGAGCGGGAGAGCTACGACAGCCGGATGTCCGCCGAGTGGCTGGAAGCGTTGGCGCCCATCGGCACCGACTGGCGGAAGCCGTTTCTGGAAACCGTCCCGTGGATCGTGGTGTGTTTCGCCCAGACGTACGGGCTGGGCCCGGAAGGAGAGAAGAAGAAGCACTTCTACGTCCAGGAAAGCTGCGGCATCGCCTGCGGGATGTTTATCACGGCGGTGCACCATATGGGCCTGGCGACGCTGACCCACACGCCGAGTCCGATGCGCTTTCTGAACGAGATCCTGGGCCGGCCGGCGAACGAGAAGCCGTACATCCTGTTTCCGGTCGGTTACCCCGCCGAGGATGCGTCGGTGCCCGATCTGAAGCGGAAGGAGCTGGGGGAGATCGCGGTCTGGCGGTAG
- the recQ gene encoding DNA helicase RecQ — MPHTTPRDILKNVYGFDRFRDRQEAIVERVVAGRHTLLVMPTGGGKSLCYQLPALLRPGIGIVVSPLIALMQDQVAALTQLGVRAAYLNSSLDLDAQRDVARRALAGELDLLYVAPERLMTEGFQALLGRLQIALLAIDEAHCISQWGHDFRPEYLQLASLRDRFPDIPCIAVTATADEPTQREILERLQIPEDGLAVTGFDRPNIRYAVIPKKSPRQQLLQFIEREHPGDAGIVYCFSRKSVEETAAWLSDHGIEAVPYHAGLAGDVREHNQRRFIQEEGLIVVATIAFGMGIDKPNVRFVAHLDVPRSLEAYYQETGRAGRDGLPADAWMTYSLADVVTMRKILESSEAGEKQKWVEQHKLNQLFGYCETVACRRQVLLAYFGQPLDAACGNCDNCTDPVEQWDGTVAAQKVMSCVARTGQRFGVGHLVDVLLGNETDKISRFGHDRLPTFGIGRELSAVEWQSVIRQLVAADFLRVDVAGYGGVRLTEACGPVLKGLQPVSFRKDQKPAGRTRRRRATTLEAFEESVHAERPGDRELFEALRRLRLELARDQGVPPYVVFGDATLTAMVRHRPATLDDFARLSGVGQVKLERYGEAFLEAIRQHIDPS, encoded by the coding sequence GTGCCGCATACCACACCGCGCGACATCCTCAAAAACGTCTACGGGTTCGACCGTTTTCGGGACCGCCAGGAAGCCATCGTCGAGCGGGTCGTAGCGGGGCGGCATACGCTCCTCGTGATGCCCACCGGCGGCGGCAAATCGCTCTGCTACCAGCTGCCGGCGCTCCTCCGCCCGGGCATCGGGATCGTGGTCTCCCCGCTCATCGCGTTGATGCAGGACCAGGTGGCCGCGCTCACCCAGCTCGGCGTCCGCGCCGCCTACCTCAATTCCAGCCTCGACCTCGACGCCCAGCGCGACGTGGCCCGGCGGGCGCTCGCCGGCGAGCTCGACCTGCTCTACGTCGCCCCCGAACGCCTCATGACGGAGGGCTTCCAGGCCCTGCTCGGCCGGCTTCAGATCGCCCTCCTCGCCATCGACGAAGCCCACTGCATCTCCCAGTGGGGGCACGACTTCCGGCCCGAGTACCTCCAGCTCGCCAGCCTGCGGGACCGGTTTCCGGACATCCCCTGCATCGCCGTCACCGCCACGGCCGACGAGCCCACCCAGCGCGAAATCCTCGAACGTCTCCAGATCCCGGAGGACGGATTGGCCGTCACCGGCTTCGACCGGCCCAATATCCGCTACGCCGTCATCCCCAAAAAAAGCCCGCGCCAGCAGCTGCTTCAGTTCATCGAACGGGAGCATCCGGGCGACGCCGGCATCGTCTACTGCTTTTCACGCAAAAGCGTCGAAGAGACGGCGGCTTGGCTCTCGGACCACGGCATCGAGGCCGTCCCCTACCACGCCGGCCTCGCCGGCGACGTCCGCGAGCACAACCAGCGCCGGTTCATCCAGGAAGAAGGGCTGATCGTGGTCGCGACCATCGCCTTCGGCATGGGGATCGACAAACCCAACGTCCGCTTCGTGGCGCATCTCGACGTGCCGCGTTCGCTCGAGGCCTACTACCAGGAGACGGGCCGCGCCGGCCGCGACGGCCTTCCGGCCGACGCCTGGATGACGTACAGCCTGGCCGACGTGGTCACGATGCGCAAGATCCTCGAAAGCTCCGAAGCCGGCGAGAAACAGAAATGGGTCGAGCAGCACAAACTCAACCAGCTCTTCGGGTACTGCGAGACGGTGGCCTGCCGCCGGCAGGTGCTCCTCGCCTACTTCGGCCAGCCGCTCGACGCCGCCTGCGGCAACTGCGACAACTGCACCGACCCCGTCGAGCAGTGGGACGGCACCGTCGCCGCGCAGAAGGTGATGTCATGCGTCGCACGCACCGGCCAGCGCTTCGGCGTGGGCCACCTCGTGGATGTGCTGCTCGGCAACGAAACCGACAAGATCAGCCGGTTCGGCCACGACCGGCTGCCGACCTTCGGCATCGGCCGGGAGTTGAGCGCCGTCGAGTGGCAGTCGGTCATCCGCCAGCTCGTCGCGGCCGACTTCCTCCGGGTGGATGTGGCCGGCTACGGCGGCGTGCGGCTCACGGAGGCGTGCGGTCCGGTACTGAAGGGGTTGCAGCCCGTTTCGTTCCGCAAGGATCAGAAACCCGCCGGCCGTACCCGCCGGCGGCGCGCGACGACCCTCGAAGCCTTCGAGGAATCCGTCCACGCCGAGCGCCCGGGCGACCGGGAGCTGTTCGAGGCACTGCGTCGGCTACGCCTCGAACTCGCCCGCGACCAGGGCGTACCGCCCTACGTCGTCTTCGGCGACGCCACCCTCACCGCGATGGTCCGCCACCGGCCGGCGACACTGGACGATTTCGCCCGGCTCAGCGGGGTTGGGCAGGTCAAGCTGGAGCGCTACGGGGAGGCCTTCCTGGAGGCCATCCGCCAGCATATCGACCCGTCCTAA